The following are from one region of the Priestia filamentosa genome:
- the sufU gene encoding Fe-S cluster assembly sulfur transfer protein SufU, which yields MSFSNLDTLYRQVIMDHYKNPRNKGNLEDDTVTINMNNPTCGDRIQLSLKVEDDKVVDAKFDGEGCSISLSSASMMTQAIKGLKVEDALKMSKVFSDMMQGKEYEDSSLELEDIEALQGVSQFPARIKCATLAWKAMEKGLHEKDSDA from the coding sequence ATGTCTTTTAGTAACCTTGATACACTGTACCGTCAAGTGATTATGGATCATTATAAAAATCCTCGCAACAAGGGTAACCTTGAGGACGACACAGTGACAATTAATATGAACAACCCAACTTGTGGTGATCGAATTCAACTTTCTTTAAAAGTTGAGGATGATAAAGTCGTCGATGCGAAGTTTGATGGTGAAGGTTGTTCAATTTCATTATCAAGTGCTTCTATGATGACACAAGCTATTAAAGGCTTAAAAGTTGAAGATGCTCTTAAAATGTCAAAAGTTTTTTCAGATATGATGCAGGGAAAAGAATATGAAGATAGCAGCCTTGAGTTAGAAGATATCGAAGCACTACAAGGTGTATCCCAATTTCCAGCCCGCATTAAATGTGCAACATTAGCTTGGAAAGCAATGGAAAAAGGTTTGCACGAGAAGGATAGCGACGCATAA
- a CDS encoding cysteine desulfurase yields MNIHDIREQFPILHQEVNGNPLVYLDSAATSQKPLKVIEAVDKYYREYNSNVHRGVHTLGTRATDGYEGAREKVRKFINASSTEEVIFTRGTTTALNTIAASYGRANVGEGDEIVITYMEHHSNIIPWQQVAKATGATLKYIPLTDDGSLDLEEVRNTVTSNTKIVAVMHVSNVLGTINPVKEIARIAHENEAVMVVDGAQSAPHMKVDVQDLDCDFYAFSGHKMGGPTGIGVLYGKKALLEKMEPVEFGGEMIDFVNLYDSTWKELPWKFEGGTPIIAGAIGLGAAIDFLEDVGLDNIAAHEHKLAQYALEKLSTVEGITIYGPKERAGVVTFNLDEVHPHDVATVLDAEGIAVRAGHHCAQPLMKYLNVSATARASFYLYNTEEEIDRFVSSLIKTKEYFTNVF; encoded by the coding sequence ATGAATATCCACGATATTCGTGAACAGTTTCCAATTCTACATCAAGAGGTCAATGGAAATCCGCTTGTTTATCTAGATAGTGCCGCAACGTCACAGAAACCTTTAAAAGTGATCGAAGCAGTTGATAAATATTATCGCGAGTATAACTCAAACGTGCACCGCGGTGTTCATACGCTCGGTACAAGAGCAACAGATGGATATGAAGGGGCTCGTGAAAAAGTACGTAAATTTATTAATGCTTCATCAACAGAGGAAGTTATTTTTACAAGAGGTACAACAACGGCTCTTAATACGATTGCTGCAAGCTATGGGCGTGCAAATGTAGGTGAAGGCGATGAAATTGTTATCACTTATATGGAGCACCATAGTAACATCATTCCATGGCAGCAAGTTGCCAAAGCAACAGGAGCTACGTTAAAATATATACCATTAACAGATGATGGTTCCCTAGATTTAGAAGAAGTACGCAATACAGTTACATCAAACACAAAGATTGTAGCTGTTATGCATGTTTCGAACGTTCTTGGAACAATCAACCCTGTTAAAGAAATTGCTCGCATTGCTCATGAAAATGAAGCAGTTATGGTTGTAGACGGAGCGCAAAGTGCGCCACATATGAAAGTGGATGTACAAGATCTTGACTGTGATTTTTATGCTTTTTCAGGCCATAAAATGGGTGGTCCGACTGGTATCGGTGTTCTCTATGGAAAGAAAGCACTTCTAGAAAAAATGGAGCCTGTTGAATTTGGCGGAGAAATGATTGATTTTGTTAACCTTTATGATTCAACATGGAAAGAGCTTCCATGGAAGTTTGAAGGTGGGACACCAATCATTGCAGGAGCGATTGGATTAGGCGCTGCAATTGATTTTCTAGAAGATGTAGGTCTTGATAACATTGCTGCACATGAACATAAACTTGCACAATATGCGTTAGAAAAGTTGTCAACAGTTGAAGGCATTACGATTTATGGACCGAAAGAACGCGCAGGAGTTGTAACGTTCAATCTAGATGAGGTGCATCCACATGATGTAGCAACAGTACTTGATGCAGAGGGAATTGCTGTCCGTGCTGGTCATCACTGTGCACAGCCTCTTATGAAGTACTTGAACGTATCTGCAACAGCTCGTGCAAGTTTCTATCTATACAATACAGAAGAAGAAATCGACCGTTTTGTTTCTTCATTAATTAAAACGAAGGAGTATTTCACAAATGTCTTTTAG
- the sufD gene encoding Fe-S cluster assembly protein SufD, translated as MTIETTLPFDKEYVRNYSQQSEEPTWLTDIRLQALEQAESLPLPKAEKTKITNWNFTSFKEHTVEGSAISSIDELPEVVKSLINKENANNLYVQQNQTAVYSELTAELKEQGVIFTDIQKAAKEHSDLVQKYFMQGAKVDENRLTALHAALMNGGVFVYVPKNVEVKEPLQAVFVHENAKTPLFNHVIVVADDNSSVTYVENYVSTTNADESIANIVTEVFANNNAKVTFGAVDYLGEGTTTYVNRRGIAGRDGRIEWALGLMNEGNTVAENITHLIGDGSYGDIKTVTVGRGHQTQNLTTNITHFGKNSEGYILKHGVMKDSASSIFNGIGKIEHGASKSNAEQESRVLMLSEKARGDANPILLIDEDDVTAGHAASVGRVDPIQLYYLMSRGISKAEAERLIVYGFLDPVVRELPIEEVKKQLVEVIERKVK; from the coding sequence ATGACGATTGAGACAACATTACCATTTGATAAAGAGTACGTCCGCAATTACTCACAGCAGTCAGAAGAGCCAACATGGCTAACAGACATCCGCTTACAAGCTCTTGAACAAGCGGAATCTCTTCCACTGCCAAAAGCAGAAAAAACAAAGATTACAAACTGGAATTTTACAAGCTTTAAGGAGCATACAGTAGAGGGTTCTGCAATTTCTTCTATTGATGAGCTACCTGAAGTTGTAAAGTCTTTAATTAATAAAGAGAATGCAAATAACTTATACGTTCAGCAAAATCAAACGGCTGTTTACTCAGAATTAACAGCAGAGCTTAAAGAGCAAGGCGTTATTTTTACAGACATCCAAAAAGCAGCAAAAGAGCATAGTGACCTTGTACAAAAATATTTCATGCAAGGGGCAAAAGTGGATGAAAACCGTCTGACAGCTCTTCACGCAGCTCTAATGAATGGCGGCGTGTTTGTTTATGTTCCAAAGAACGTTGAAGTAAAAGAACCGTTGCAAGCTGTTTTTGTTCATGAAAATGCTAAAACACCGTTATTCAACCATGTTATTGTTGTTGCTGATGATAATAGTTCTGTAACATATGTTGAGAACTACGTTTCAACAACAAATGCAGATGAAAGTATCGCAAACATCGTGACGGAAGTTTTCGCAAACAATAATGCGAAAGTAACATTTGGTGCTGTAGACTACCTTGGAGAAGGTACAACAACATATGTAAACCGTCGTGGTATTGCAGGCCGCGATGGCCGTATTGAATGGGCACTTGGATTAATGAATGAAGGCAATACTGTTGCTGAAAACATTACACATCTAATCGGAGATGGTTCATATGGCGATATTAAAACAGTAACAGTTGGCCGTGGTCATCAAACACAAAACTTAACAACGAACATTACACACTTCGGTAAAAACTCTGAAGGATATATCTTAAAGCATGGCGTTATGAAAGATAGTGCATCTTCAATTTTTAACGGTATCGGTAAAATTGAGCATGGTGCATCAAAATCAAATGCTGAACAAGAATCTCGCGTTCTTATGTTAAGCGAAAAAGCACGTGGAGATGCAAATCCAATTCTTCTTATTGATGAGGATGATGTAACGGCAGGACACGCAGCTTCTGTTGGTCGCGTTGATCCAATTCAACTTTACTATCTAATGAGTCGCGGTATTTCAAAAGCTGAAGCAGAACGTCTAATTGTTTATGGTTTCCTTGACCCAGTTGTTCGCGAATTACCAATTGAAGAAGTGAAAAAACAGCTTGTTGAGGTAATTGAAAGGAAAGTTAAGTAA
- the sufC gene encoding Fe-S cluster assembly ATPase SufC yields the protein MAGSTLKITDLHVEIEGKEILKGVNLEIKGGEIHAVMGPNGTGKSTLSSAIMGHPKYEVTKGSITLDGKDVLEMEVDERAQAGLFLAMQYPSEISGVTNADFLRSAINARREEGDEISLMKFIRKLDSKMELLEMDQDMAQRYLNEGFSGGEKKRNEILQLMMLEPKLAILDEIDSGLDIDALKVVSKGINEMRGEDFGCLMITHYQRLLNYITPDHVHVMMQGRVVKSGGPELAQRLESEGYDWIKKELGIEDETVGQEA from the coding sequence ATGGCAGGTTCAACATTAAAGATTACAGACCTTCATGTTGAGATTGAAGGAAAAGAGATTTTAAAAGGTGTTAACTTAGAAATTAAAGGCGGCGAAATCCACGCTGTTATGGGACCGAACGGTACTGGTAAATCAACGTTATCATCTGCAATTATGGGACACCCTAAGTATGAAGTAACAAAAGGTAGCATCACGCTTGATGGAAAAGATGTTCTTGAGATGGAAGTTGACGAACGTGCACAAGCGGGTCTTTTCCTTGCAATGCAATACCCAAGTGAAATCAGTGGAGTAACAAACGCAGATTTCCTACGTTCAGCAATTAATGCTCGTCGTGAAGAAGGTGATGAAATTTCTCTAATGAAATTCATCCGTAAATTAGATTCAAAAATGGAATTACTTGAAATGGATCAAGACATGGCACAGCGTTACCTAAACGAAGGTTTCTCTGGTGGGGAGAAGAAACGTAATGAAATTCTTCAACTTATGATGCTTGAGCCAAAACTAGCAATCCTTGATGAAATTGACTCTGGTCTTGATATTGATGCATTAAAAGTTGTTTCTAAAGGAATCAATGAAATGCGTGGAGAAGACTTTGGTTGCTTAATGATTACTCACTATCAACGTTTACTTAACTACATCACACCTGATCATGTTCATGTTATGATGCAAGGACGCGTTGTTAAATCTGGTGGTCCAGAACTAGCACAACGTCTAGAATCAGAAGGTTACGACTGGATTAAAAAAGAACTTGGCATTGAAGATGAAACAGTAGGACAAGAAGCATAA
- a CDS encoding carboxymuconolactone decarboxylase family protein, translating to MDTGQNSTDQALHAYKMGIGEFTQKLPDVAEAFNAFTETCFKEGELSAKQKQLIALGISLVAQDEYCIIYHTKGCLDEGASEKEILEACGVGAAFGGGAAMSQAVTLVQECIGELDQRTH from the coding sequence ATGGATACAGGTCAAAATTCAACAGACCAGGCGTTGCATGCGTATAAAATGGGTATCGGCGAATTTACACAGAAGCTTCCAGACGTTGCTGAAGCATTTAATGCATTTACAGAAACATGTTTTAAAGAAGGAGAACTTTCAGCAAAACAGAAACAGCTGATTGCTCTTGGAATCAGCCTTGTAGCACAAGATGAATACTGTATTATTTATCATACAAAAGGATGTCTAGATGAAGGAGCAAGTGAGAAGGAAATTCTTGAAGCGTGCGGCGTTGGCGCAGCATTTGGCGGGGGAGCAGCAATGAGTCAAGCTGTTACGCTCGTGCAAGAATGCATTGGAGAACTAGATCAGCGCACACATTAA